The Cellulomonas fulva genome includes a window with the following:
- a CDS encoding acetyl/propionyl/methylcrotonyl-CoA carboxylase subunit alpha translates to MPSPTPLRKVLIANRGEIAVRIARACRDAGIGSVAVYADQDREALHVTVADEAFALDGARAADTYLDIAKLLDVARRAGADSVHPGYGFLAENAAFAQAVLDAGLVWIGPPPAAIESLGDKVSARHIAQRAGAPLVAGTPDPVSGPEEIHAFVAEHGLPIAIKAAFGGGGRGLKVARTSDEIDEMYESAVREAVAAFGRGECFVERYLDRPRHVETQCLADEHGTVVVVSTRDCSLQRRHQKLVEEAPAPYLTDAQRTQLVESSKAILREAGYVGAGTCEFLVGADGTVSFLEVNTRLQVEHPVTEEISGIDLVREQLRIAAGEPLGYDEVATRGHSLEFRINGEDPAANFLPAPGRISTLRFPSGPGVRVDSGVVEGDTVSGAFDSMIAKLVVTGATRRQAIERARRALAELEVVGIPTVVPFHRAVLEAEAFAPADDATPFSVHTRWIETEFADVLPTLGAAPAAAPSEPEDAPTLERVVVEVGGKRLEVVLPAALGLGRPGAARAAAGPRRPARRAAGPKAAANGTTLASPMQGTIVKVAVADGATVAEGDLVVVLEAMKMEQPLVAHRAGTVAGLAASVGASVSAGSPICEIVD, encoded by the coding sequence GTGCCCTCCCCCACTCCCCTGCGCAAGGTCCTGATCGCCAACCGGGGCGAGATCGCCGTCCGCATCGCGCGCGCGTGCCGCGACGCGGGGATCGGGTCGGTCGCCGTCTACGCCGACCAGGACCGCGAGGCGCTGCACGTCACGGTCGCCGACGAGGCGTTCGCGCTCGACGGCGCCCGCGCCGCCGACACGTACCTCGACATCGCCAAGCTGCTCGACGTCGCGCGCCGGGCGGGCGCGGACTCGGTGCACCCGGGGTACGGGTTCCTCGCCGAGAACGCCGCCTTCGCGCAGGCGGTCCTCGACGCGGGCCTGGTCTGGATCGGACCGCCGCCCGCCGCGATCGAGTCCCTCGGGGACAAGGTCAGCGCGCGGCACATCGCGCAGCGCGCGGGCGCGCCGCTCGTCGCCGGGACGCCCGACCCCGTGAGCGGGCCGGAGGAGATCCACGCGTTCGTGGCCGAGCACGGCCTGCCGATCGCGATCAAGGCGGCGTTCGGGGGCGGCGGGCGCGGGCTCAAGGTCGCCCGGACGTCCGACGAGATCGACGAGATGTACGAGTCCGCGGTGCGCGAGGCGGTCGCGGCGTTCGGCCGGGGCGAGTGCTTCGTCGAGCGGTACCTGGACCGGCCGCGCCACGTCGAGACCCAGTGCCTGGCCGACGAGCACGGCACGGTCGTCGTGGTCAGCACGCGCGACTGCTCGCTGCAGCGCCGCCACCAGAAGCTGGTCGAGGAGGCGCCGGCGCCCTACCTGACCGACGCGCAGCGCACGCAGCTCGTCGAGTCGAGCAAGGCGATCCTGCGCGAGGCCGGCTACGTGGGTGCGGGCACGTGCGAGTTCCTGGTCGGTGCGGACGGCACGGTCAGCTTCCTGGAGGTCAACACGCGCCTGCAGGTCGAGCACCCCGTGACCGAGGAGATCAGCGGGATCGACCTGGTCCGCGAGCAGCTGCGGATCGCGGCGGGCGAGCCGCTGGGCTACGACGAGGTCGCCACGCGCGGCCACTCGCTCGAGTTCCGGATCAACGGCGAGGACCCGGCCGCGAACTTCCTGCCCGCCCCCGGTCGCATCTCGACGCTGCGCTTCCCGAGCGGCCCGGGCGTGCGCGTGGACTCGGGCGTCGTCGAGGGCGACACGGTCTCCGGCGCCTTCGACTCGATGATCGCCAAGCTCGTCGTCACGGGCGCGACGCGGCGTCAGGCGATCGAGCGCGCGCGTCGCGCGCTGGCCGAGCTCGAGGTCGTCGGGATCCCCACCGTCGTGCCGTTCCACCGCGCCGTGCTCGAGGCGGAGGCGTTCGCCCCCGCCGACGACGCGACGCCGTTCTCGGTGCACACGCGCTGGATCGAGACCGAGTTCGCCGACGTGCTGCCGACGCTCGGGGCGGCGCCCGCCGCGGCGCCGAGCGAGCCGGAGGACGCTCCCACGCTCGAGCGCGTGGTGGTCGAGGTCGGCGGCAAGCGGCTCGAGGTCGTGCTGCCCGCCGCGCTCGGGCTGGGCCGCCCGGGCGCGGCGCGGGCCGCCGCGGGGCCGCGCCGGCCCGCTCGTCGTGCCGCCGGACCCAAGGCCGCGGCCAACGGGACCACGCTCGCCTCCCCCATGCAGGGCACGATCGTCAAGGTCGCGGTCGCCGACGGCGCCACGGTCGCCGAGGGCGACCTGGTCGTGGTGCTCGAGGCCATGAAGATGGAGCAGCCGCTGGTCGCGCACCGGGCCGGCACCGTGGCCGGGCTGGCGGCGAGCGTCGGGGCGAGCGTGAGCGCCGGGAGCCCGATCTGCGAGATCGTCGACTGA
- a CDS encoding NUDIX hydrolase — protein MTSPGDGWVECACDQRHWGLAGAAGLLVVRRDADGTPTHVLLQHRALWSHHGGTWGIPGGARQPHEDATAGALREAAEEAGVPPAAVAPFATTVLEHPDWSYTTVLADEVAPFEARATDAESLEVAWVPVDDIADLPLLPAFADAWPTLRELVFMR, from the coding sequence GTGACCAGCCCGGGCGACGGCTGGGTCGAGTGCGCCTGCGACCAACGGCACTGGGGCCTCGCCGGGGCCGCCGGCCTGCTCGTCGTGCGACGTGACGCGGACGGCACCCCGACGCACGTCCTGCTGCAGCACCGTGCGCTGTGGTCCCACCACGGCGGGACCTGGGGCATCCCGGGCGGCGCGCGCCAGCCGCACGAGGACGCGACGGCCGGCGCGCTCCGCGAGGCCGCCGAGGAGGCCGGCGTGCCGCCCGCGGCGGTCGCCCCGTTCGCGACGACCGTGCTCGAGCACCCGGACTGGTCCTACACCACCGTCCTGGCCGACGAGGTCGCGCCGTTCGAGGCGCGCGCGACCGACGCCGAGTCGCTCGAGGTCGCCTGGGTCCCCGTCGACGACATCGCCGACCTGCCGCTGCTCCCCGCGTTCGCGGACGCGTGGCCCACGCTGCGCGAGCTCGTCTTCATGCGGTAG
- the efeU gene encoding iron uptake transporter permease EfeU — protein MVANFLIGLREGLEAALVVSILVAYLVKTDRRDLLPALWGGVAVAVGASLAFGALLTFGPKGLSFEAQEAIGGSLSIVAVGLITWMIFWMAKTARHLKADLQHKLDDAIAAGKGAVVVMALLAVGREGLETALFLWAGAQATSSGTAGPLVGAALGIGVAVVAAWLMYRGAVRLNLRVFFAWTGLFLVLVAAGVLSYGVHDLQEAGILPGLNNLAFDVSATVPPSSWYGTLLKGVFNFTPATTWLQLVAWVAYVATVLTFFVRTTWGSHPAPPRAAAPSPTVPVTAAS, from the coding sequence ATGGTCGCCAACTTCCTGATCGGTCTGCGCGAGGGGCTCGAGGCCGCACTCGTCGTCAGCATCCTGGTGGCGTACCTGGTCAAGACCGACCGCCGGGACCTGCTGCCGGCGCTGTGGGGCGGCGTCGCGGTCGCGGTCGGCGCGTCGCTCGCGTTCGGCGCGCTGCTCACGTTCGGGCCCAAGGGGCTGTCGTTCGAGGCGCAGGAGGCGATCGGCGGCTCGTTGTCGATCGTCGCGGTCGGGCTCATCACCTGGATGATCTTCTGGATGGCGAAGACCGCCCGGCACCTCAAGGCGGACCTGCAGCACAAGCTCGACGACGCGATCGCGGCCGGCAAGGGCGCGGTCGTCGTGATGGCGCTGCTCGCGGTGGGCCGCGAGGGGCTCGAGACCGCGCTGTTCCTGTGGGCCGGCGCGCAGGCGACCTCGTCCGGCACCGCGGGCCCGCTGGTCGGTGCGGCGCTGGGCATCGGCGTCGCGGTCGTGGCCGCCTGGCTCATGTACCGCGGGGCCGTCCGGCTGAACCTGCGCGTGTTCTTCGCCTGGACCGGCCTGTTCCTGGTCCTCGTCGCGGCCGGCGTGCTGTCCTACGGCGTCCACGACCTGCAGGAGGCGGGCATCCTGCCCGGGCTGAACAACCTGGCGTTCGACGTCTCGGCCACGGTCCCGCCGTCCTCCTGGTACGGGACGTTGCTCAAGGGCGTCTTCAACTTCACGCCGGCCACCACGTGGCTGCAGCTCGTCGCGTGGGTCGCCTACGTGGCGACCGTGCTCACGTTCTTCGTCCGCACCACCTGGGGCAGCCACCCCGCCCCGCCGCGCGCGGCCGCACCGTCGCCGACGGTCCCGGTCACCGCCGCCTCCTGA
- the efeO gene encoding iron uptake system protein EfeO: MSRSTVGVLALAALVLPLTAACVDNAAPGDAASGTPAGSLTVSSTADGCEVSSATAPSGTLTFQVTNDGSDVTEFYLLGEDGLRVVSEVENIGPGITRDLVVQARPGTYYTACKPGMVGDGIRAEFVVTDSGEDVGPTGDVAAQLATAEQQYVAYVKDQVGALIAGTQEFADAYQAGDDEAARDLYAATRVHWERVEPVAESFGDLDPLTDAREADLAAGDTWSGWHYIEKDLWQPAAADNGGEEYVPLTDAERTQAADDLVGWTQELVDQVNDPAFTFEAFQISNGAKELLDEVATGKVTGEEEIWSHTDLWDFQANVDGARVAYEVLSDVVEAEDPDLAATLLERFTALDGLLAAQGSVEEGFTSYDELSDQEVKELSTAVDALSEPLSQLTVVVTGA, encoded by the coding sequence ATGTCCCGCTCCACCGTCGGCGTGCTCGCGCTGGCCGCCCTGGTCCTGCCGCTCACGGCCGCGTGCGTGGACAACGCCGCGCCCGGCGACGCGGCCTCGGGCACGCCCGCGGGCTCGCTCACCGTGAGCAGCACGGCGGACGGGTGCGAGGTCTCGAGCGCCACCGCGCCGAGCGGCACGCTCACCTTCCAGGTCACCAACGACGGCTCGGACGTCACGGAGTTCTACCTGCTCGGCGAGGACGGGCTGCGCGTGGTGTCCGAGGTCGAGAACATCGGCCCCGGCATCACCCGCGACCTCGTGGTCCAGGCGCGCCCGGGCACCTACTACACGGCCTGCAAGCCCGGCATGGTGGGCGACGGCATCCGCGCGGAGTTCGTGGTGACGGACTCGGGCGAGGACGTCGGCCCCACGGGCGACGTCGCGGCGCAGCTCGCGACGGCGGAGCAGCAGTACGTCGCGTACGTGAAGGACCAGGTCGGTGCGCTGATCGCGGGCACCCAGGAGTTCGCGGACGCCTACCAGGCCGGGGACGACGAGGCCGCACGCGACCTGTACGCCGCGACGCGGGTGCACTGGGAGCGCGTCGAGCCCGTCGCCGAGTCGTTCGGCGACCTCGACCCGCTGACCGACGCGCGCGAGGCCGACCTCGCCGCCGGGGACACCTGGAGCGGCTGGCACTACATCGAGAAGGACCTGTGGCAGCCCGCCGCGGCCGACAACGGCGGCGAGGAGTACGTCCCGCTGACCGACGCCGAGCGCACGCAGGCGGCCGACGACCTCGTCGGGTGGACCCAGGAGCTCGTCGACCAGGTCAACGACCCCGCGTTCACGTTCGAGGCGTTCCAGATCTCCAACGGCGCCAAGGAGCTGCTCGACGAGGTCGCGACGGGCAAGGTCACCGGCGAGGAGGAGATCTGGTCGCACACCGACCTGTGGGACTTCCAGGCCAACGTCGACGGCGCCCGCGTGGCCTACGAGGTCCTCTCCGACGTCGTCGAGGCCGAGGACCCCGACCTGGCCGCGACCCTGCTCGAGCGGTTCACCGCGCTCGACGGCCTGCTCGCCGCGCAGGGCTCCGTCGAGGAGGGCTTCACGTCCTACGACGAGCTGAGCGACCAGGAGGTCAAGGAACTCTCCACCGCCGTGGACGCGCTGTCCGAGCCGCTGTCGCAGCTCACCGTGGTCGTCACGGGCGCCTGA
- the efeB gene encoding iron uptake transporter deferrochelatase/peroxidase subunit, with protein MTEAEQSPDPRQRERAGLSRRALLGGGLLGAAAVGAAAGFGTARATAAEPAVATDAAAGTFPFTGEHQAGIVTPAQDRLYIAAFDVTTDDRDDLVALLQRWTTIAARVTQGLSAGPFGPAAGPYDAPPDDTGEALDLPPAGLTVTFGFGRSLFVDADGRDRFGLADRLPDALLELPHFPADNLDPARSDGDLVVQACADDPQVAVHAIRNLSRAAFGAATIRWTQLGYGRTSSTSTAQRTPRNLFGFKDGTANLKVEETAAVDEHVWVPAGQDDPKATWMTGGSYLVARRIRMQIETWDRTSLREQEALVGRTKGEGAPLSGGTEHTEPDFTVTGRDDVPLVALNSHVRLAHPTQNDGVRMLRRGYNFTDGNDALGRLDAGLFFIAFVVDPRTHFVPMQNRLSRDDGLMEYLQHTGSGLFAVPPGVPEGSLVVGSDGTPITTGSSPFVGQALFA; from the coding sequence ATGACCGAGGCCGAGCAGTCCCCCGACCCCCGGCAGCGCGAGCGAGCCGGGCTGTCCCGCCGCGCGCTGCTGGGCGGGGGGCTGCTCGGCGCGGCGGCCGTCGGCGCGGCGGCCGGCTTCGGCACCGCGCGCGCCACGGCGGCCGAGCCGGCGGTGGCGACCGACGCCGCGGCCGGCACGTTCCCCTTCACGGGCGAGCACCAGGCCGGCATCGTCACACCCGCGCAGGACCGCCTCTACATCGCGGCGTTCGACGTGACGACCGACGACCGCGACGACCTCGTCGCGCTCCTGCAGCGCTGGACGACGATCGCGGCACGCGTGACCCAGGGGCTGTCGGCCGGGCCGTTCGGGCCCGCCGCCGGCCCGTACGACGCACCGCCGGACGACACGGGCGAGGCCCTCGACCTGCCGCCCGCCGGTCTGACGGTCACGTTCGGGTTCGGCCGGTCGCTGTTCGTCGACGCGGACGGCCGCGACCGGTTCGGGCTCGCCGACCGGCTGCCCGACGCGCTCCTCGAGCTCCCGCACTTCCCGGCCGACAACCTGGACCCGGCGCGGTCGGACGGCGACCTCGTCGTGCAGGCCTGCGCGGACGACCCGCAGGTCGCGGTGCACGCGATCCGCAACCTGTCCCGCGCCGCGTTCGGCGCCGCGACGATCCGCTGGACCCAGCTCGGCTACGGCAGGACGTCCTCGACGTCGACCGCGCAGCGCACGCCCCGCAACCTGTTCGGGTTCAAGGACGGCACGGCGAACCTCAAGGTCGAGGAGACCGCCGCGGTCGACGAGCACGTGTGGGTGCCGGCCGGCCAGGACGACCCGAAGGCCACGTGGATGACGGGCGGCAGCTACCTCGTCGCGCGTCGGATCCGGATGCAGATCGAGACGTGGGACCGCACGTCGCTGCGCGAGCAGGAGGCGCTCGTCGGGCGGACCAAGGGCGAGGGGGCGCCCCTGTCGGGCGGGACCGAGCACACCGAGCCGGACTTCACGGTGACCGGCCGCGACGACGTGCCGCTGGTCGCGCTGAACAGCCACGTCCGGCTCGCGCACCCGACGCAGAACGACGGCGTGCGGATGCTGCGCCGGGGCTACAACTTCACCGACGGCAACGACGCGCTCGGCCGGCTCGACGCTGGGCTGTTCTTCATCGCCTTCGTCGTCGACCCGCGCACGCACTTCGTCCCGATGCAGAACCGGCTCTCGCGCGACGACGGCCTCATGGAGTACCTGCAGCACACGGGGTCGGGGCTGTTCGCGGTGCCTCCCGGCGTGCCCGAGGGCAGCCTGGTCGTCGGATCGGACGGCACGCCGATCACCACCGGCAGCAGCCCGTTCGTCGGGCAGGCGCTGTTCGCCTGA
- a CDS encoding transglutaminase-like domain-containing protein, with translation MRRDVTSRLVLEVTEPATLALAVAVARGQDADEVLDVRLDGAPVVPRELADADGTRLHVLDAGPGELVVDYRATVHGRAEPRPADEVDLLRYLRPSRYCESDTLAATAGAEFAGLAGVDLLAGVSSWVGTRLAYVPGSSLPTDGAVRTLLARRGVCRDFAHLVVALLRGLDVPARVVGVYAPGLAPMDLHAVAEAYVEGRWCVVDATTLAPRSTLVRVATGRDAADTAFLSVYRGRADLRELTVGAVADTLPDDDVRTLVSLG, from the coding sequence ATGCGCAGAGACGTGACCAGCCGCCTGGTCCTCGAGGTCACCGAGCCGGCCACGCTCGCGCTCGCGGTGGCGGTCGCTCGGGGGCAGGACGCCGACGAGGTGCTGGACGTCCGCCTCGACGGCGCGCCCGTGGTGCCGCGCGAGCTCGCCGACGCCGACGGCACCCGGCTGCACGTGCTCGACGCCGGCCCCGGCGAGCTCGTCGTCGACTACCGCGCGACCGTGCACGGCCGCGCCGAGCCCCGACCGGCCGACGAGGTCGACCTGCTGCGGTACCTGCGGCCCAGCCGGTACTGCGAGTCGGACACGCTGGCGGCCACCGCGGGCGCCGAGTTCGCCGGGCTCGCGGGGGTCGACCTGCTCGCGGGCGTGTCCTCGTGGGTCGGCACGCGCCTGGCCTACGTGCCCGGCTCGTCGCTGCCGACGGACGGGGCCGTGCGCACGCTGCTCGCGCGGCGAGGCGTGTGCCGGGACTTCGCGCACCTCGTCGTCGCGCTGCTGCGCGGCCTGGACGTCCCGGCCCGGGTCGTCGGGGTGTACGCGCCCGGCCTGGCGCCCATGGACCTCCACGCGGTCGCGGAGGCGTACGTCGAGGGCCGCTGGTGCGTCGTCGACGCGACGACGCTCGCGCCGCGCTCGACGCTCGTGCGCGTCGCGACCGGCCGGGACGCGGCCGACACGGCGTTCCTGTCGGTCTACCGCGGCCGGGCGGACCTGCGGGAGCTGACCGTCGGCGCGGTCGCCGACACCCTGCCGGACGACGACGTGCGCACGCTGGTCTCGCTGGGCTGA
- a CDS encoding endonuclease/exonuclease/phosphatase family protein: MTDPTTPPLVPTTAPPTTPSPTTPPDDGTPTRVWLVAALTVAALELVRASGPLLDHAFAAGVVTAGVTAVTTYAVAGLVALVLLLATGARAGVPSGRTLLAGTGVLAVARLVLQATDGDVRYWLGLACVAWACGVLVLAVAFVAGRPDGPRQAAFALLLGCGLSVALQLLLGTWDAVWRTSPVGWTVAAVVALAPLAAFRVARPATGAGAPATGRPRRLWAVGPFLALAVTIGANPAFVASQSGVGLAWAGLALVGATSVGCWLLLRPDRWAGGVRVGAGALVVLAVAVAMGVTTGTDGPAALVAVVVLDVALAVVLVGTLSMRRPAPPGTWRTAGAAALVGLGVVGPLLLYMLDYDVPLPVDNALVPVLAALAVALSGLHHRDPAAETPATGDDRQPARVRAVRLLLVPPVALALVALVTAPTSTDGAAVPAAARGAELTVLDWNLHYGVSPAVGVDLEEVATTIEAADPDVVLLQEVERGWVFGGGVDMASWLADRLGMTVRFAPAADHQFGNAVLARSALDDVVVHPLPYGAGPQQRSALSATVTTSAGVPVRVTSVHLQHREENTPTRLEQLGTLLADAPVTGPSVLGGDLNAEPGWPELALLEGAGWVSAVDTAGDPAALTSPADEPRYRIDWVLGQQVTFTEASVVTGVQASDHLPVVARLSVP, encoded by the coding sequence GTGACGGATCCGACGACGCCACCGCTGGTCCCGACGACGGCTCCGCCGACGACGCCATCCCCGACGACTCCGCCGGACGACGGCACACCGACGCGCGTATGGCTGGTGGCGGCGCTCACCGTCGCCGCGCTCGAGCTGGTGCGCGCGAGCGGCCCGCTGCTCGACCACGCGTTCGCGGCGGGCGTCGTCACCGCGGGCGTCACCGCCGTGACGACGTACGCCGTGGCGGGGCTGGTGGCCCTCGTCCTGCTGCTCGCCACCGGCGCGCGCGCGGGCGTGCCGTCGGGGCGGACGCTGCTCGCGGGCACCGGGGTCCTGGCCGTCGCGCGGCTGGTCCTGCAGGCCACCGACGGCGACGTGCGGTACTGGCTCGGCCTCGCGTGCGTCGCGTGGGCCTGCGGCGTGCTGGTGCTCGCGGTCGCGTTCGTCGCGGGGCGGCCGGACGGCCCGCGGCAGGCGGCGTTCGCGCTGCTGCTCGGGTGCGGGCTGTCGGTGGCGCTGCAGCTGCTCCTGGGCACGTGGGACGCGGTGTGGCGGACGTCGCCGGTGGGCTGGACCGTGGCCGCGGTGGTCGCGCTCGCGCCGCTCGCCGCGTTCCGTGTCGCGCGCCCCGCGACCGGCGCCGGCGCCCCCGCCACGGGCCGGCCGCGCCGGCTGTGGGCGGTGGGCCCGTTCCTCGCCCTGGCCGTGACGATCGGGGCGAACCCCGCGTTCGTGGCGTCCCAGTCCGGCGTCGGGCTCGCGTGGGCGGGGCTCGCGCTCGTCGGCGCGACGAGCGTCGGCTGCTGGCTCCTGCTGCGGCCCGACCGGTGGGCCGGCGGCGTGCGCGTCGGTGCGGGCGCGCTCGTCGTGCTGGCGGTCGCTGTGGCGATGGGGGTGACGACGGGGACGGACGGCCCGGCTGCGCTCGTCGCGGTGGTGGTGCTGGACGTCGCGCTCGCCGTGGTGCTCGTCGGGACGCTCAGCATGCGCCGCCCCGCGCCGCCGGGCACGTGGCGCACGGCCGGTGCCGCGGCGCTCGTGGGGCTCGGCGTCGTGGGCCCGCTGCTGCTGTACATGCTCGACTACGACGTCCCGCTGCCGGTCGACAACGCGCTGGTGCCCGTCCTGGCCGCGCTGGCGGTCGCCCTCAGCGGGCTGCACCACCGCGACCCCGCTGCCGAGACTCCCGCGACCGGCGACGACCGGCAGCCCGCACGCGTGCGCGCCGTCCGGCTCCTGCTGGTCCCGCCCGTCGCGCTCGCGCTCGTCGCACTCGTGACGGCACCGACGAGCACGGACGGTGCCGCGGTGCCGGCCGCGGCCCGGGGCGCGGAGCTCACGGTGCTGGACTGGAACCTGCACTACGGGGTCTCGCCCGCGGTCGGCGTGGACCTCGAGGAGGTCGCGACGACGATCGAGGCGGCCGACCCGGACGTCGTGCTGCTGCAGGAGGTCGAGCGGGGCTGGGTGTTCGGCGGCGGGGTCGACATGGCGTCGTGGCTCGCCGACCGGCTCGGGATGACCGTGCGCTTCGCGCCCGCGGCGGACCACCAGTTCGGCAACGCGGTCCTGGCCCGCTCGGCGCTCGACGACGTCGTCGTCCACCCGCTGCCCTACGGTGCCGGCCCGCAGCAGCGGTCGGCGCTCTCCGCGACGGTGACCACGTCGGCGGGCGTCCCCGTGCGCGTGACCTCCGTGCACCTGCAGCACCGCGAGGAGAACACCCCGACCCGGCTCGAGCAGCTCGGCACGCTCCTGGCGGACGCGCCGGTGACGGGGCCCTCGGTGCTGGGCGGCGACCTCAACGCCGAGCCGGGCTGGCCGGAGCTCGCGCTCCTCGAGGGCGCCGGGTGGGTGAGCGCCGTCGACACGGCCGGGGACCCCGCCGCGCTCACGTCACCGGCGGACGAGCCGCGGTACCGCATCGACTGGGTGCTCGGTCAGCAGGTCACGTTCACCGAGGCGTCCGTGGTCACCGGGGTGCAGGCGTCCGACCACCTGCCGGTGGTGGCGCGGCTCAGCGTGCCGTGA
- a CDS encoding NAD(P)H-quinone dehydrogenase — protein MSTPPGTPALPDTRVVVVGGGPGGYEAALVARRLGADVTVVEAAGLGGSAVLTDVMPSKTLIATAEWMTIADRAPELGIRSGGGPDLRHHIDLAAVNTRVKALAAAQSADIRARLEREGVHIVLGHGRLDGPQRVVVQTPDGVADQTLDADVVLVATGARPRELPEARPDGERILTWTQLYDLQALPEKLVVVGSGVTGAEFAGAYTSLGADVTLVSSRDRVLPGEDPDAAELLEEVFTRRGMTVLSRSRAAGARRTADGVVVTLADGREIEASHVLFAVGSIPTTSGLGLEEAGVRLTPSGHIEVDKVSRTSARGVYAAGDVTGVLPLASIAATQGRIAMSHALGDAVSPLSLRAVAANIFTAPEIATVGYSEQRLQDEGTPYEVSTLPLTRNPRAKMLGVREGFVKIFASPGSGTVLGAVLVGPRASESVFPVALAITHRLSADQVADVITVYPSMSGTIAEVARMLHHRTSD, from the coding sequence GTGAGCACACCGCCCGGGACGCCCGCCCTGCCCGACACCCGCGTCGTCGTCGTCGGCGGCGGGCCCGGCGGCTACGAGGCCGCGCTCGTCGCTCGCCGCCTGGGCGCCGACGTCACGGTCGTGGAGGCCGCGGGCCTCGGCGGCTCCGCCGTCCTGACGGACGTGATGCCGTCCAAGACGCTCATCGCCACCGCCGAGTGGATGACGATCGCCGACCGCGCGCCCGAGCTGGGCATCCGCAGCGGCGGCGGTCCGGACCTGCGCCACCACATCGACCTGGCCGCGGTGAACACGCGCGTCAAGGCCCTCGCGGCCGCGCAGTCCGCCGACATCCGCGCGCGGCTCGAGCGCGAGGGCGTGCACATCGTGCTCGGCCACGGCCGGCTCGACGGCCCGCAGCGCGTCGTCGTGCAGACGCCCGACGGCGTGGCCGACCAGACGCTCGACGCCGACGTCGTCCTGGTGGCCACCGGTGCGCGGCCGCGCGAGCTGCCCGAGGCGCGGCCCGACGGCGAGCGGATCCTGACCTGGACGCAGCTCTACGACCTGCAGGCGCTGCCGGAGAAGCTCGTCGTGGTGGGCTCGGGCGTGACCGGCGCGGAGTTCGCGGGCGCCTACACGTCGCTCGGTGCGGACGTCACGCTGGTGTCGTCGCGCGACCGCGTGCTCCCCGGCGAGGACCCGGACGCCGCCGAGCTGCTCGAGGAGGTGTTCACCCGCCGCGGGATGACGGTCCTCTCGCGCTCGCGGGCCGCCGGCGCGCGGCGCACCGCCGACGGCGTCGTCGTGACCCTCGCGGACGGGCGCGAGATCGAGGCCTCGCACGTCCTGTTCGCGGTCGGGTCCATCCCGACGACGAGCGGGCTCGGGCTCGAGGAGGCCGGGGTGCGGCTCACGCCGTCGGGGCACATCGAGGTCGACAAGGTCTCGCGCACCAGCGCCCGCGGCGTCTACGCGGCGGGCGACGTGACCGGCGTGCTGCCGCTCGCGTCGATCGCGGCGACGCAGGGGCGCATCGCCATGTCCCACGCGCTCGGCGACGCGGTCTCGCCCCTGTCGCTCCGCGCGGTCGCGGCGAACATCTTCACCGCGCCGGAGATCGCCACGGTCGGCTACTCGGAGCAGCGTCTGCAGGACGAGGGCACGCCGTACGAGGTCTCGACGCTCCCGCTGACCCGCAACCCGCGCGCGAAGATGCTCGGCGTGCGGGAGGGCTTCGTCAAGATCTTCGCGAGCCCGGGCTCGGGCACGGTGCTGGGCGCCGTGCTGGTGGGCCCGCGCGCGAGCGAGTCGGTGTTCCCCGTCGCGCTCGCGATCACGCACCGGCTCTCGGCCGACCAGGTCGCCGACGTCATCACGGTCTACCCGTCGATGTCCGGAACCATCGCCGAGGTGGCGCGCATGCTCCACCACCGCACGTCGGACTGA
- a CDS encoding purine-nucleoside phosphorylase, producing MTDVTDLDSPTTDPFEVARTAAAHLAQATGVPRHDVALVLGSGWGGAADLLGETVAEVASTDVPGFAAAAVAGHVGTIRSVRIGDTGKHALVLGSRTHLYEGRGVRRVVHGMRTAAAAGASVVVLTNGCGGLNPAWAPGTPVLISDHINLTATSPLEGATFVDLTDLYSARLRAVAREVDASLDEGVYVQFRGPHYETPAEVQMAARIGGDLVGMSTTLEAIAARQAGMEVLGISLVTNLAAGISAQALSHAEVLEAGQAAGPRISALLADIIRRL from the coding sequence ATGACCGACGTCACGGACCTCGACTCCCCCACCACCGACCCGTTCGAGGTGGCGCGCACCGCCGCCGCCCACCTGGCCCAGGCGACGGGGGTGCCGCGGCACGACGTCGCGCTCGTGCTCGGCTCCGGCTGGGGCGGCGCGGCCGACCTGCTGGGCGAGACCGTCGCCGAGGTCGCCAGCACCGACGTGCCCGGCTTCGCGGCCGCCGCGGTGGCCGGCCACGTCGGCACCATCCGCTCGGTGCGCATCGGCGACACCGGCAAGCACGCGCTCGTGCTCGGGTCCCGCACGCACCTGTACGAGGGCCGGGGGGTGCGGCGCGTCGTGCACGGGATGCGGACCGCCGCGGCGGCCGGCGCGTCCGTCGTCGTGCTGACCAACGGCTGCGGCGGCCTGAACCCGGCGTGGGCGCCCGGCACGCCCGTCCTCATCAGCGACCACATCAACCTCACGGCGACCTCGCCGCTGGAGGGCGCGACGTTCGTCGACCTCACCGACCTGTACTCCGCACGGCTGCGCGCCGTGGCGCGGGAGGTCGACGCGTCGCTCGACGAGGGCGTCTACGTCCAGTTCCGCGGGCCGCACTACGAGACGCCGGCGGAGGTGCAGATGGCCGCGCGGATCGGGGGCGACCTGGTCGGCATGTCCACCACGCTCGAGGCGATCGCGGCCCGCCAGGCCGGCATGGAGGTGCTCGGCATCTCGTTGGTCACGAACCTGGCCGCGGGGATCAGCGCGCAGGCGCTCTCCCACGCGGAGGTGCTCGAGGCGGGCCAGGCCGCCGGCCCGCGGATCAGCGCGCTGCTCGCCGACATCATCCGCCGGCTGTAG